The region AAGGCCGAGCTTGCCCGTTCCGGCCTGACCACCCCGGACTGGGTCGTGCTGCCGCACGCGACCTTCCGGGAGCTCGGCGCCCAGTCGGTGCTGGACGCCCTGGTGGCCAAGCTCGGCCTGCCGCTGATGCTCAAGCCGGACCAGGGCGGGTCGGCGCTCGGCGCCCGCGTGGTGCGCGACGCCGCCGATCTCCCGTCGGCGATGGTCGGCGCGCTTTCCTACGGCGACACCGTCCTCGTCGAGAAGTACATCGAGGGCACCGAGGTGGCGATCGGCGTGCTGGACGGACCGGACGGACCCGAGGCGTTGCCCGCGGTGCAGATCGAGGCGACCAACGGCGTGTACGACTACACGGCCCGCTACACCGCCGGGCTGACGACGTACCGCACTCCCGCCGAGCTCAGCCCGGAGACCGCGGCCGCGGCCGGCGATCTCGCGGTCGCCGCGCACCGGTTGCTCGGGCTTCGCGACGTCTCCCGGACCGACGCGATCATCGACCGGGACGGCACGGTCCACTTCCTCGAAGTG is a window of Saccharopolyspora erythraea NRRL 2338 DNA encoding:
- a CDS encoding D-alanine--D-alanine ligase family protein; translated protein: MSDRWVAVLAGGLSHERDVSLRSGRRLSAALRSVGMTVAEWDADSRLLSRIEQERPDAVVVALHGGEGENGAVQSVLDMYGIPYVGTDPRACRRAWDKPTAKAELARSGLTTPDWVVLPHATFRELGAQSVLDALVAKLGLPLMLKPDQGGSALGARVVRDAADLPSAMVGALSYGDTVLVEKYIEGTEVAIGVLDGPDGPEALPAVQIEATNGVYDYTARYTAGLTTYRTPAELSPETAAAAGDLAVAAHRLLGLRDVSRTDAIIDRDGTVHFLEVNVSPGLTETSLLPMAIEAAGRSLGDVFATLVERAISRS